The window ATTTATAGAAAAGTGCTTATTATCTGTGCTTATTGTCCTAACACATATATAGAGTGCACCCTTTTGGTTTGCAGCCATCAATATCAAATACTTCATTATCCCTAATTATGCTTTATCAGAAATGAAGTACAAAAGTGGGGTTTTATCTTCAAGTGTGTCAATTATACCCCCAGGTTAGTGGGCCAAAACTCCAATAATATTGATTGGATTCATCAACTTCAAACTGCTTTAAGGTGAAACTAGGCCTATTGAACTTTCAACTTTTCTTCAGCAAAAACACAACCCCACATGCTTCCAGGTCTATTTTTTGAACCTGacacttaaattaaaataggcCTATAATCTAAGCGTTGTTGTAACTTGTAATTCATTCCTTACAGCACATGATCTCTCAATGCTTCTCTTTGTCTGAAAGATTAGCATCCATTCCTTCCCTAATTAGCAATCTTGGAATGCTTGTAGCTAGATGCTTAAGGCACTAAAACAATTGTTTCAAGAAGCCACACTCACACTTCTCCCAAGTTGGCCTGTGATTCATCCATGGCCTCTCTTGATCAGAATTCCTTAGGGCCATGCCTTAGCTTGAAGAAGGCCTCCCAACTCATTGTCTATAGTCAAATCAGGTGATGTAAATCATTTGAGCAAACCCTTCACCACGCCCAAATTTTTTCAATTGTCATGAGGAAACCAGCACCCCAAAAATGTCACAAAAGAGAGTGAAGGAAACAAATATAGATCATGGTCCTAGGACCATGGTCTGTGGATCGATCACGTGGGATGGCCCCTCTGCTGCTGCCTCTTTCTGATTTGGACTTGTGGTCTCCTTCTCTTTAAAGTTCTTCAATTCACACATGATTTACACATTCTCATCATTTTTGTTACTCTTCCTTTGATGTTGCTATTGATTTGAGCTTTAGATACTCTGCATTTGTTCAAGATACGACACTCTTGGAAGCCATTAATGTGATCGTATGTACAGAGCATTATAAAACCTTTGTACAACTTGATGGATGCAATGGGACCAAATATTCAGTTCTGCAAGGACAGCATGGGATAAGGTGACAATTGTACTGTAACTCCATTTTTATCGCCATCCATACTTCGtttcttattaaaatttgtagAAATTGTTGAAGGTAACAAGTACTGTTTCTTATCCCATCCCACTTGCAGCGGAAGGTAAAGATAAGATGTAAAGGGGCAACATATTAGTTGGTTTATCAAGAAAACAGCCTCATCACCTCATTTCTGAACCATCCAAGCCCGATTAATCATTCTGAAATATTGAATGGCAAGGAATATTAATTCTAATGGAGATGGTGTGATGGGATGTGGACTGATTCTATGTCATCCAAAATATTGCAGAATCTGATGGAGATGGACGTATATCAATTCCCTACAAATACTAATTCCAAAACCACTATGTGATATTCTTGCACGTCACATTCACGGACCATACACTAAATGCTGGCTTCATGCCTTAGAATGCTGATTGCCACCTACCTTATTGTTCTGGTCATCTGCAATGCTGCCATCATCATCAAAATACGGTGCATGTGCTGCTAACCCCCTAATTCTCTCTAGTTTAAGCTTTGATTGAATGCAGATTCTGATCATTTTGCAGGCTGGTGACAATTAAGAACTGATCAAGAGGGGACTTCAAACCTTGGTGGGGATGTGGAATTGCGTCACTTCTGGTATATCTCTCAATCTAATTACCACCTGGGACCCAAATAATTGAAGTGGGTGTTCGTCAATTGTCACTTCTTACACAACTCTTAACCTAACTATATCCCAATGCCCCCTAAATAATTGAATTGAGGAGTGCTGACAAAGGAAAACCTTCTAATTGATTGATGTATTAATTAATCGTTGCATCAATACCCATGTTCACATTTGGACTGCAAAAGATATTCATGAACACAAGATATTCATGAATTTGGGTCTCAATTCATCATGTCATCACCTTACCAAACTGATTTCATTCATATTGTATGAACTGAATCATTAAGATAAAGGCACAGCTTGAAATCGAACAAGACTTTATGGTAATGGCGCCGTCGAAACCGAACAAGACTCTTAAGTTAGTAAAGGCGCAAATCAAAGCCGAACGGGATCGTCACCTTACCTAATTGATTTCATTCATATTGAATGGAAGCTGCAGCTAGCTACCAATTATCATCACTCAACAATTGATCTCTTTTCTAACCAAATCACAAACAGTAcgtatcaaataaataattgtcATTAATAttagagttttttctttttaaaaatatataatagttTTCATTGAAACTATCATTACCTCTTTCGTGAGAGGCAAGAGTAAAGTAAAACTTAATGAAAGATGAAGAAGACATAAATATataaggagagaaaaaaatcagTGAATTGGTTTCAAGGCCTTGAGAAAATCTAGTAACCTGAAAGATCAAAAAGAACTCCAAAATTCGCCTATTAAATTTGCAGACATTTTGGAATGATCATAGGATGGAACTGATTCGAATTCTTGCAACTGCATCACTGGCTGCCATGTAAAGTTTTGCAGAGTCTGAGCATCTGACCATAAAACCTCTTGTGCTGCTTCATCGCTCAGTAGAGTCGGCACCCCATATGCACTGGCATCATCATGACTAGTGAACTCTTGAATTCTCTCTTCTTGTATTTGCTTCTCTCCTCCATCAAACAACTGTGTGTGGCCTTCAAGAAACTGGACTTCTCCCATTAGATCCAACGACGTCCCGCACTCCATTGCCATGTCTTCTTGCTGGGCGTCCGAGTTTAACGCCCCTAACACGTTCCCAGCTGCATCAGTTTGATCAGACAGTGCCGAACCAGCAACCTCAGGCTCAAACTCAGAGTTGTGATTCAAAAACTTGGCAAAAACCACAGCCAAGTCGATCTCCGCCCCACCCGTCCGACCAGGGGGCACCACCACCACCGAGTCCCCACTAGGCGGAGCATCAGAGCCATAATTCCCGGAACCCCGCTCCAACTGCGGCACCCTCACGGCCTTCCCTCGACGATTCTTGCGGCACCCGCCACCCACCGGAACGTTCCTCAGAGACCCACCTTTGGTCCAGTACCTTCTGCAGCCCTTACAGAAGTACCTGGGCTGGGACAAGCTGTAATTGTTGTAGTAACAAAACTTGGTATTGGGAGAGGAGCAGCGAGGACAGCTGGGTGCAAGTTCAGTGTTGGATTTCCACCCCTTGTCCAGTGAAGGCAACGGCCGTGGTGGGCAGTGAAGCATGTGATGATCACTAGTTGAGAACATTATGAAATGGAGTAGTAGAGGTCTGTACAGAAAGAAGGTTGTTGTGAATGATAGAGGAGACTGAGGTGGTGGAGAAGATATAGAGGATTGAGGAAGAAGTGTATGAGAACGACAGTAAGCGAAGGTGCCAGCCAACGTGGTCGGTTGCGGAGCCGTTGGGACCAAGAAAGGTGGGGGGTGCCACTCTACCGTTTCATAGCCGGGTTCACCGTGGCCTCTGTTGCATAGCGTGGGGCATTTCTTTACTGGGGACTCGTGAGAGTGATTAAGGTTCGTCGGTCAATTCCATCCtttcctcattatttttctcaatctcCTGTTCCTGAAATGACCATCGAATCCCACATCGTTCATCAATAAAACAAGTTCATTgttcttaaatttgtttatttaaatccttaggtttcataatttcaaaaatcagCAACACATAACATGTGCCGAGCTCCATATCCAAAGGTCTTCCCACGACATGCATCATGgttacaaattttcaattagtGACTATAATTTCCCCGATTTCTCCATAAGGAGGGTCGTTATTTAGTTGGAAACACAAAGGGCAGTTTAGTAAATTAGGCTGGGCATGTTCATGATCATGGAATTAGAGTGATGCAGTGCAGCATACTCATGGGGATGAACCATCCCATAAGTTTTTGATCGAATTCAGAAAAAGACGGAAATAAAATTGCAGTGCACGTGCGCTATGAGTTACGTGGCATGCCCTCCTTCCATTTAATCCCATTGATTAGATCCCAGGTTGCGGATGAGGTTCGCTACACGTCATTCTCGAACTCTGCCCATACTTCCATTGGTCAACCTTggatgtatttttattttcttcaacaatCAAGCCCACTCTAAACTTGTATTGATTAGGAAGAGAAGTATGTAGTATAAATTATCTCATAAGCTTAATTGGGTTATTAAATCTTACAGCTGTTTGGAAACCATGTCCAACTCCAGGAGAGGCACATGGTCCGCCATTTTTGGTCCACTACCAACCTGATTTCTAGGCCTCGAtttgtgtgagagagagagatgagtaAGGTGGATGTGGTTTGAACCTGGACTAGGGGGTGCATGGGGGCACAAATGGTTCAATTGTCCTatgcttcatcatcatcatcatcatatcaattacaactatatattatgattttaaagtCAAACgtatatgtaaaataatttatgcaTTGATCTTCCCATAACTTGAAAGGACTAATGCTATACTTATTTATAAGATTTGCAAATTTGCTTCTCCTCATGGGTATAAGTATAACCACAACTTATTctataagattttatattttattcccaCTTGCAAATATGCAATCAAACCACTTATTGTAGTGCTCTCATTTTCTCTATATTTGAATGGGTTCAAATTATGTCATCATTGTGAATGTCATACAAGAAAATCTTTGATGCCTCTTACTTAATGTAATTTAGTTACATGAATGTTTATGaaaattatctatatatatgtaactcaaaaattagtaaaaagttaaattttgaagacagacttgtttgataattgtttaaGTTAAAATTGACATTTTGAAGAAAGATGTGTTTtataactgtttttgaaaatatttcaggaAAATACGTTtgacaattaaattttttttttctgtttttattcttaaaaagaaaaaatacaatgttttcagaaaacatcttttagttaaaaaaagGTGGTACCTccattaaaataaaacactacatataaattttacctCTTTGATAGAAAGCAATCTACATTAATAGAAAGCAATCTAAAGTTTAGCGACGGATTAACCTCTTTGATAGAAAGCAatctacattaaaataaaacactacatataaaatttatttttaaaacatatttaaaaatattaaaaacattttaagttttcaaatagacttttaacctataaaacattataaaaaaaattttaaaagttgttctcaaaaactattttttaaaattgtttttagaaatagttgtcaaacatgatcatatagattttttatttttatttaaaagcttgaaatatttttggatttttttttcttattttcaaatattttttaaaagcaaaatttaaaaataagtgaaaaaactaaaagtaattatggaaaattcaaaatattctcTAGATCCTTGGCTCAAATATAAATGAGCAAATTTGAATTGATTCATCCAAGAATATAGCTTAATGTAGATTGCTTTCTATCAAAGATAAGAATCTCAAGTAGGTAATCAATCTCAATTAGCATTCCTCCGTAAATACCAAAGTtctcccttctttttcttttcttcctattctaaaaataggaaattgtttattgaattttaagTACTTAAATAACAACCTTTTtgaggcctttttttttttttttttttttttaacttgaaaccaaaattataatttttttcaaaaataattcaaatattatgaaaattttagaaaaaatatggtctatttgaaatttattttttagaataattttttattttttaaaacaaaaaacatagaaaacatgtttaaaaactaaaaacccttttctatttttaagaataaaaaaatttaattatttttgtattatttttacttatttttgaagggttgttttaagaaataattatgcaaatatataaaataattaaaattaatatattagatataaaatttatttttaaaacatatttaaaaatattaaaa is drawn from Vitis riparia cultivar Riparia Gloire de Montpellier isolate 1030 chromosome 18, EGFV_Vit.rip_1.0, whole genome shotgun sequence and contains these coding sequences:
- the LOC117906764 gene encoding dof zinc finger protein DOF3.5; this encodes MFSTSDHHMLHCPPRPLPSLDKGWKSNTELAPSCPRCSSPNTKFCYYNNYSLSQPRYFCKGCRRYWTKGGSLRNVPVGGGCRKNRRGKAVRVPQLERGSGNYGSDAPPSGDSVVVVPPGRTGGAEIDLAVVFAKFLNHNSEFEPEVAGSALSDQTDAAGNVLGALNSDAQQEDMAMECGTSLDLMGEVQFLEGHTQLFDGGEKQIQEERIQEFTSHDDASAYGVPTLLSDEAAQEVLWSDAQTLQNFTWQPVMQLQEFESVPSYDHSKMSANLIGEFWSSF